In one Mycobacterium sp. NBC_00419 genomic region, the following are encoded:
- a CDS encoding thiamine-phosphate kinase, translating into MAEGAEGTEPTLHELGEFPMIERLVAGRRQPSGVTVGPGDDAAVVSAPDGRVVVTTDMLVEGRHFRLDWSAPHDVGRKAIAQNAADVESMGARATAFVVGFGAPADTPARQLQDVSDGMWQEAGQFGAGIVGGDLVASPQWVVSVTALGDLAGRAPVLRSGARAGSVIAVAGELGRSAAGYSLWRNGIDDFEDLKRWHLVPRPPYGQGVRAAEAGALAMTDVSDGLLADLGHLAQASGVVVDLAADSLHPDVAAVTAAAAATGTDPWSLVLAGGEDHALVACFAGGVPDGWRVIGAVSDGTPAVLVDGQPWAGPAGWQSFD; encoded by the coding sequence GTGGCCGAGGGCGCCGAGGGCACTGAACCGACGCTGCATGAGTTGGGTGAGTTCCCGATGATCGAGCGCCTGGTGGCCGGACGCCGCCAACCCTCCGGTGTGACGGTGGGTCCCGGGGATGACGCCGCAGTGGTGAGCGCACCGGACGGGCGGGTGGTGGTGACCACCGACATGCTCGTTGAAGGCCGCCATTTCCGGCTGGATTGGTCTGCGCCACATGATGTGGGGCGCAAGGCGATTGCGCAGAACGCCGCCGACGTCGAGTCGATGGGCGCTCGCGCCACCGCGTTCGTCGTCGGATTCGGCGCCCCGGCCGACACCCCGGCCCGGCAACTGCAGGACGTGTCCGACGGAATGTGGCAGGAGGCCGGGCAGTTCGGCGCCGGGATCGTCGGCGGCGACCTGGTGGCCAGCCCGCAGTGGGTGGTCTCGGTGACGGCGCTGGGTGACCTGGCCGGGCGTGCCCCGGTGCTGCGCAGCGGAGCGCGTGCCGGTTCGGTGATCGCGGTCGCCGGCGAGCTGGGCCGCTCGGCGGCCGGATACTCGTTGTGGCGCAACGGCATCGACGACTTCGAGGATCTGAAGCGGTGGCATCTGGTGCCGCGGCCGCCGTACGGGCAGGGGGTGCGCGCCGCCGAAGCGGGAGCCCTCGCGATGACCGATGTGTCCGACGGGTTGCTCGCCGACCTCGGTCATCTGGCGCAGGCATCCGGGGTGGTGGTCGATCTGGCCGCGGACTCGCTGCACCCCGACGTTGCCGCGGTGACGGCCGCGGCCGCGGCAACCGGCACCGATCCGTGGTCGCTGGTGCTGGCCGGTGGCGAAGATCACGCTCTGGTGGCCTGTTTCGCCGGCGGTGTTCCCGACGGCTGGCGGGTGATCGGTGCGGTCTCTGACGGGACACCCGCCGTGCTGGTGGACGGGCAGCCGTGGGCCGGACCGGCGGGTTGGCAATCCTTCGACTGA
- a CDS encoding D-alanine--D-alanine ligase family protein — protein sequence MTRIRVAVVYGGRSSEHAISCVSAGSILRHLDPQRFEVVAIGITPEGSWVLTDGRPETLAISGRQLPEVSGESGAALVLTADPQRRGELVSLEPGAGEILASVDVVFPILHGPYGEDGTIQGLLELAGVPYVGAGVFASAAGMDKEFTKKLLAAAGLPIGDHVVLRPQQAALTLDDIERLGFPMFVKPSRGGSSIGVSRVMHADELPGAIAEARRHDPKVIVEAAIVGRELECGVLEFPDGSVRASAIGEIRVAGVRGREDGFYDFATKYLDDAAELDVPAKIDDDVAEELQRLAIRTFEALDCQGLARVDFFLTKDGPVVNEINTMPGFTTISMFPRMWGASGIDYPTLVGTMVETALARGTGLR from the coding sequence GTGACACGCATCCGCGTCGCCGTCGTCTACGGCGGCCGCAGCTCTGAGCACGCCATCTCGTGCGTCTCGGCGGGCAGCATCCTGCGCCACCTCGACCCGCAGCGTTTCGAGGTGGTGGCCATCGGCATCACGCCCGAAGGGTCCTGGGTGTTGACCGACGGCCGGCCCGAAACCCTGGCGATCAGCGGACGGCAGCTTCCCGAGGTCAGCGGCGAGTCGGGGGCCGCGCTGGTGCTGACGGCCGACCCGCAGCGCCGGGGCGAATTGGTATCACTCGAGCCGGGTGCGGGGGAGATTCTCGCTTCGGTCGACGTGGTGTTCCCGATCCTGCACGGCCCGTACGGCGAGGACGGCACCATCCAGGGCCTACTGGAGCTGGCCGGGGTGCCGTACGTGGGTGCCGGGGTCTTCGCCAGCGCTGCGGGGATGGACAAGGAGTTCACCAAGAAGTTGCTCGCCGCCGCGGGACTGCCGATCGGCGATCACGTGGTGCTGCGGCCGCAGCAAGCCGCGCTGACTTTGGATGACATTGAGCGCCTTGGTTTCCCGATGTTCGTCAAACCGTCGCGCGGTGGGTCCTCGATCGGCGTCAGCCGGGTGATGCACGCCGACGAACTGCCAGGGGCGATCGCCGAGGCCCGGCGACACGACCCCAAGGTGATCGTCGAAGCCGCGATCGTCGGCCGCGAACTCGAATGCGGCGTATTGGAATTCCCGGACGGCTCGGTGCGGGCGAGTGCGATCGGAGAGATCCGGGTCGCCGGCGTGCGGGGCCGCGAGGACGGTTTCTACGACTTCGCCACCAAATACCTCGACGACGCGGCCGAGTTGGACGTACCGGCGAAGATCGACGACGACGTCGCAGAAGAACTGCAGCGCTTGGCGATTCGGACATTCGAGGCGCTCGACTGCCAGGGCCTGGCCCGCGTCGACTTCTTCCTCACCAAAGACGGCCCGGTGGTCAACGAGATCAACACGATGCCGGGGTTCACCACGATTTCGATGTTTCCGCGGATGTGGGGCGCCAGCGGTATCGACTATCCGACGCTGGTGGGCACCATGGTCGAGACCGCACTGGCCCGCGGGACCGGCCTTCGCTAG
- a CDS encoding HNH endonuclease family protein, whose translation MRRAHLIWLAAITALAVIVAVQAVGAAGDDRELTARADVPTVAPGSDVLAGIVVVPQRQRGYDYRRAAFGDAWADDNDAPLGHNGCDTRNDILDRDLVDKAYVSIKRCPHAVASGVLHDPYTNETISFVRGAQVGAAVQIDHIVPLAYAWDMGARDWPEPVRIRFANDPANLIAVAGPANQDKGDQGPASWMPPNHAFWCQYAIQFIAVLRGYALPVDEGSANELREAASSCPSG comes from the coding sequence GTGAGACGCGCCCACCTGATCTGGCTGGCGGCCATCACCGCGCTGGCTGTGATCGTCGCCGTCCAGGCGGTGGGCGCCGCGGGTGACGATCGGGAACTGACCGCCCGGGCCGACGTGCCGACGGTGGCCCCCGGCTCCGACGTGCTGGCCGGAATTGTCGTTGTGCCGCAACGGCAACGCGGCTACGACTACCGGCGCGCGGCCTTCGGTGATGCCTGGGCTGACGACAACGATGCCCCGTTGGGGCACAACGGTTGCGACACCCGCAACGACATCCTCGACCGCGACCTCGTCGACAAGGCCTACGTGTCGATCAAGCGCTGCCCCCACGCGGTGGCCAGCGGCGTGCTGCACGACCCGTACACGAACGAGACCATCTCGTTCGTGCGGGGCGCCCAGGTCGGCGCCGCCGTCCAGATCGACCACATCGTGCCGCTGGCCTACGCCTGGGACATGGGCGCCCGGGACTGGCCCGAGCCCGTGCGGATCCGGTTCGCCAATGACCCGGCCAATCTGATCGCGGTGGCCGGACCGGCCAACCAGGACAAGGGCGATCAGGGCCCGGCCAGCTGGATGCCGCCGAATCACGCCTTCTGGTGTCAGTACGCGATCCAGTTCATCGCGGTCCTGCGCGGCTACGCCCTGCCCGTCGACGAGGGCTCGGCCAACGAACTACGCGAGGCGGCCAGTTCCTGTCCCAGTGGTTGA
- a CDS encoding uracil-DNA glycosylase, with translation MTTTARPLNELVEDGWARALAPVADQVTQMGQFLRTEIAEGRRYLPAGPNVLRAFTFPFESVRVLIVGQDPYPTPGHAVGLSFSVAPEVRPLPRSLSNIFSEYTADLGYPAPSNGDLTPWSQRGVMLLNRVLTVSPGTPASHRGKGWEAVTECAIRALAARDQPMVAILWGRDASTLKPMLDGSGGQERSDSAIGHSKCVAIESAHPSPLSASRGFFGSRPFSRANELLAGMGAEPIDWRLP, from the coding sequence GTGACGACGACCGCCCGACCGCTCAATGAACTCGTCGAGGACGGCTGGGCCCGGGCGCTGGCACCGGTGGCCGACCAGGTGACGCAGATGGGCCAGTTCCTGCGCACCGAGATCGCCGAGGGCCGCCGCTATCTGCCCGCAGGCCCGAATGTGCTGCGGGCGTTCACCTTCCCATTCGAGTCGGTGCGGGTGCTCATCGTCGGTCAGGATCCGTACCCGACACCGGGCCATGCGGTGGGCCTGAGCTTCTCGGTGGCTCCCGAGGTCCGCCCACTGCCGCGCAGCCTGTCCAACATTTTCTCGGAGTACACCGCCGACCTTGGCTATCCGGCACCGTCGAACGGTGACCTGACGCCCTGGTCGCAGCGCGGCGTCATGCTGCTCAACAGGGTGCTGACGGTGAGCCCGGGCACCCCGGCCTCGCATCGCGGCAAGGGCTGGGAGGCGGTGACCGAGTGCGCTATCCGGGCGTTGGCCGCGCGCGATCAGCCGATGGTGGCGATCCTGTGGGGACGCGATGCCTCGACCCTCAAGCCCATGCTGGACGGTTCCGGCGGGCAGGAGCGAAGCGACTCGGCGATTGGGCACAGTAAGTGCGTGGCCATCGAGTCGGCACACCCCTCGCCGCTGTCGGCCTCGCGGGGCTTCTTCGGGTCGCGGCCGTTCAGCCGGGCCAATGAGCTACTGGCCGGGATGGGTGCCGAACCGATCGACTGGCGGCTGCCCTAG
- a CDS encoding Lrp/AsnC ligand binding domain-containing protein — protein MAEAYMLIQTEVGRAEVVAKQVASLPGVLSSEYVTGPYDVVVRVGANSTADLTANIVPSVQQVAGITRTLTCPIADAD, from the coding sequence GTGGCCGAGGCGTACATGCTGATCCAGACCGAAGTGGGCCGCGCCGAGGTCGTCGCCAAGCAGGTGGCTTCGCTACCCGGCGTGCTGTCCTCGGAGTACGTCACCGGCCCCTATGACGTCGTCGTGCGCGTCGGCGCGAACAGCACCGCCGACCTCACCGCCAACATCGTTCCCAGCGTTCAGCAGGTTGCCGGGATCACCCGCACGCTGACCTGCCCGATCGCCGATGCCGACTGA
- a CDS encoding SfnB family sulfur acquisition oxidoreductase, which produces MTASPSAEAGTTRIASVQQALAVAAELSKSFAVGAPSRDARRELPHTQVEELKRSGLLALPVPVAYGGIDAPATVLAEVFRLLAQGDPSLAQIPHSHFTFSEALRLEGTHEQKAFFYAQILDGALVANAQSERGPHLIDVDTTALVPSAGDFVLSGRKFYSTGALFADWIVVRASLSDGNGAAPTSRTPKAVAFVPRDAAGLTVVDDWDGMGQRTTASGTVTLDQVRVPAVHVVPYTPIFARPTIYGARAQLLHAALDVGIATGALAEGVRQAGTARPHFEAGVPVATEDPTLIQVAGEVTVTVRGAQALLGEAARAVDVARADTTEETTAAASVAVAVAKVAAVRASLEAASVLFELGGTRSATDAANLARYWRDARTHTLHDATRWKLQHIGRHTLSGTHPPRHGQL; this is translated from the coding sequence ATGACCGCCTCACCCAGCGCCGAAGCCGGCACCACCCGAATCGCCTCGGTGCAGCAGGCGCTGGCGGTGGCCGCCGAACTCTCGAAGTCCTTCGCCGTCGGGGCACCCTCCCGGGACGCCCGCCGCGAACTGCCCCACACCCAAGTCGAAGAACTCAAGCGGTCCGGGCTGCTGGCCTTGCCGGTGCCGGTGGCCTACGGCGGCATCGACGCCCCCGCCACGGTGCTCGCCGAGGTGTTCCGCCTGCTGGCTCAGGGCGATCCGTCACTGGCACAGATTCCGCACTCACACTTCACCTTCTCCGAGGCACTGCGGCTGGAGGGCACCCACGAGCAGAAGGCGTTCTTCTACGCCCAGATCCTCGACGGGGCGCTGGTGGCCAACGCCCAGTCCGAACGCGGGCCGCACCTGATCGACGTGGACACCACCGCACTGGTGCCCTCGGCTGGCGACTTTGTGCTCAGCGGCCGCAAGTTCTACTCCACGGGGGCGCTGTTCGCCGACTGGATCGTGGTGCGCGCGTCACTGTCCGACGGCAACGGGGCCGCCCCGACGTCGCGTACACCCAAGGCGGTGGCGTTCGTCCCCCGCGACGCGGCGGGCCTGACCGTCGTCGACGACTGGGACGGCATGGGACAGCGCACCACCGCTTCGGGAACGGTGACGCTCGACCAGGTCCGGGTGCCGGCGGTTCATGTGGTGCCCTACACCCCGATCTTCGCGCGCCCGACGATCTACGGGGCGCGGGCCCAGCTTCTGCACGCGGCTCTGGACGTGGGAATCGCCACCGGTGCTCTCGCCGAGGGCGTTCGGCAAGCCGGCACAGCGCGCCCGCACTTTGAAGCCGGTGTCCCGGTCGCCACCGAGGACCCGACGCTGATCCAGGTGGCCGGCGAGGTCACGGTCACCGTGCGCGGGGCGCAGGCGCTGCTGGGTGAGGCCGCCCGGGCGGTCGACGTCGCGCGGGCCGACACCACCGAGGAGACGACGGCGGCGGCGTCGGTCGCGGTGGCGGTCGCCAAGGTGGCGGCGGTGCGGGCTTCGCTGGAGGCCGCCAGCGTGCTGTTCGAGCTGGGCGGCACCCGCAGCGCCACCGACGCGGCCAACCTGGCCCGATACTGGCGTGACGCCCGCACCCACACGCTGCACGACGCGACGCGCTGGAAGCTGCAGCACATCGGCCGCCACACGCTGTCGGGGACCCACCCGCCGCGCCATGGCCAGCTGTGA
- the recG gene encoding ATP-dependent DNA helicase RecG produces the protein MVGLTDRLDGIVGAKAAGLLEDVFGFRTVDDLLRHYPRKYSHGMTVWGEDEVPPEEGEHVTFVGEIDKAEVRWTNRSPKREYLVITLNQGRRKVTATFFNAKYLKKGLVAGTRLMLSGEVGYFRSTMQLTHPDFLVLSSPNGDRQFGSKSLKTIADVSKAETGEFSMSAFERDFFPIYAASSKLQSWEIYACVRQVLAVLDPIPDPLPESVVHHYGLLDEDSALRAIHLAENDAEREEARHRLLFDEAVGLQWALAQRRNSELAESGPPAPRRDDGLAEALRGRLPFELTAGQREVLEVICDELAATKPMHRLLQGEVGSGKTIVSVLAMLQMVDAGYQCALLAPTEVLAAQHARSIRDVLGPLAMAGQLGGAEGATRIALLTGSMSAAQKRQVRDEVVSGEAGIVVGTHALLQDAVEFRNLGFVVVDEQHRFGVEQRDRLRAKAVTGLTPHLLVMTATPIPRTVALTVYGDLETSTLRELPRGRQPITTNTIFVKDKPQWLARAWQRIAEEVAAGRQAYVVASRIDEDDKTGGEQVGPPAETVVKLYDTLRRGPLAALRLGLMHGRLSAEDKDAVMAAFRAGEIDVLVCTTVIEVGVDVPNATVMVVMDADRFGISQLHQLRGRIGRGEHPSLCLLATKLPEGSKAGERLRAVAGTLDGFVLADLDLQERREGDVLGLNQSGRPITLRFLSLAEHLDLIVEARELCQQLYAANPKDAGMAVLAGQFTGTDRVDFLDKA, from the coding sequence GTGGTCGGGCTCACTGACCGACTGGACGGGATCGTCGGCGCCAAGGCGGCCGGCCTGCTCGAGGACGTATTCGGTTTCCGCACGGTCGACGACCTGCTGCGGCACTACCCACGCAAGTACAGCCACGGCATGACGGTGTGGGGTGAGGACGAGGTGCCCCCGGAGGAAGGCGAACACGTCACGTTTGTCGGCGAGATCGACAAGGCCGAGGTGCGGTGGACCAATCGCAGCCCGAAGCGCGAATACCTGGTGATCACCCTGAATCAGGGGCGGCGCAAGGTCACCGCGACGTTCTTCAACGCCAAGTACCTCAAGAAGGGCTTGGTCGCGGGCACCCGGCTGATGCTGTCCGGCGAGGTCGGCTACTTCCGTAGCACCATGCAGCTGACCCACCCGGATTTCCTGGTGCTCAGCTCACCTAATGGCGATCGCCAGTTCGGGAGCAAGTCCCTCAAGACCATCGCCGACGTATCGAAGGCCGAGACCGGCGAGTTCTCGATGTCGGCGTTCGAACGTGACTTCTTCCCGATCTACGCAGCCAGCTCCAAACTGCAGAGCTGGGAGATCTACGCCTGCGTGCGCCAGGTGCTCGCCGTGCTCGATCCGATCCCTGACCCCCTGCCGGAAAGCGTTGTGCACCACTACGGTTTGCTCGACGAAGACTCCGCGCTGCGGGCAATCCATCTCGCCGAGAACGACGCCGAGCGCGAGGAGGCGCGCCACCGGCTGCTGTTCGACGAGGCCGTCGGGCTGCAGTGGGCGCTGGCCCAGCGCCGCAACAGCGAGCTGGCCGAGTCCGGCCCGCCCGCGCCGCGACGCGACGACGGCCTGGCCGAAGCCCTGAGGGGGCGACTGCCATTCGAACTGACGGCCGGTCAGCGTGAGGTGCTCGAGGTGATCTGTGACGAGCTGGCCGCGACCAAACCGATGCATCGGCTGCTGCAGGGCGAGGTGGGGTCGGGCAAGACCATCGTGTCGGTGCTGGCGATGTTGCAGATGGTCGACGCCGGGTATCAGTGCGCACTGTTGGCTCCCACCGAAGTCCTTGCCGCCCAACATGCCCGGTCGATCCGAGACGTGCTGGGGCCGTTGGCGATGGCCGGTCAGCTCGGCGGGGCCGAGGGGGCGACGCGGATCGCGCTGCTGACTGGTTCGATGTCGGCGGCGCAGAAGCGTCAGGTCCGCGACGAAGTGGTATCCGGTGAGGCGGGCATCGTCGTCGGCACCCATGCCCTGCTGCAGGATGCGGTCGAGTTCCGAAACCTGGGCTTCGTCGTCGTCGATGAGCAACACCGGTTCGGTGTCGAGCAGCGAGATCGGTTGCGGGCCAAGGCTGTTACGGGTCTGACCCCGCACCTGCTGGTGATGACCGCGACCCCGATCCCGCGCACCGTGGCACTGACGGTGTACGGCGACCTGGAAACCTCGACGCTGCGCGAACTTCCGCGCGGGCGCCAGCCGATCACCACCAACACGATCTTCGTCAAGGACAAGCCGCAGTGGCTGGCCAGAGCCTGGCAGCGGATCGCCGAGGAGGTCGCCGCGGGCCGGCAGGCCTATGTCGTGGCATCGCGCATCGACGAGGACGACAAGACCGGCGGCGAACAGGTCGGCCCGCCCGCCGAGACCGTGGTCAAGCTCTACGACACCCTCCGGCGCGGGCCGTTGGCCGCACTGCGGCTCGGGCTCATGCACGGACGCCTCTCCGCCGAGGACAAGGACGCGGTGATGGCTGCGTTTCGCGCCGGCGAGATCGATGTCCTGGTGTGCACCACCGTCATCGAGGTCGGCGTCGACGTGCCCAACGCCACGGTGATGGTGGTGATGGACGCCGACCGTTTCGGGATCAGCCAGCTGCACCAGTTGCGGGGCCGCATCGGTCGTGGCGAGCATCCGAGCCTGTGTCTGCTGGCCACGAAACTACCGGAGGGCTCCAAGGCGGGCGAACGGCTCAGGGCTGTCGCGGGCACCCTGGACGGGTTCGTGCTGGCCGACCTCGACCTGCAGGAGCGCCGCGAGGGAGATGTGCTGGGGCTCAACCAGTCCGGGCGACCGATCACACTGCGCTTCCTGTCGCTGGCCGAGCATCTCGACCTGATCGTCGAGGCCCGGGAGCTGTGCCAGCAGCTGTATGCCGCCAATCCCAAGGATGCGGGAATGGCGGTGCTGGCCGGACAGTTCACCGGCACCGATCGCGTCGACTTCCTGGACAAGGCGTGA
- a CDS encoding DUF3515 domain-containing protein: MPTEPLPAAAQDQDDISDGPPRAVLIAALVIAVVAIGAILVIAATRSTPTQPVAIASVPAPQADSPDCHALVEAVPGKLGGADRAAAMEPVPAGTAAWRADADGDAVILRCGIDRPAEFVVGSPIQMVNQVQWFRLDDTATDRSTWVSVDRPVYVALTLPSGSGPTPIQAVSDLIARTLPAVAIRPGAAR; the protein is encoded by the coding sequence ATGCCGACTGAGCCGCTGCCCGCTGCGGCGCAGGACCAGGACGACATCTCGGATGGTCCGCCGCGCGCGGTCCTGATCGCCGCACTGGTGATCGCCGTGGTCGCTATCGGCGCGATCCTGGTCATCGCCGCCACCCGCAGCACCCCCACCCAGCCGGTGGCGATCGCGTCGGTGCCCGCCCCGCAGGCAGACTCCCCCGACTGCCACGCCCTCGTTGAGGCCGTGCCCGGAAAACTCGGCGGTGCGGACCGGGCGGCGGCCATGGAGCCCGTCCCGGCCGGGACCGCGGCCTGGCGGGCCGACGCCGACGGCGATGCGGTGATCCTGCGATGCGGCATCGACCGTCCTGCCGAGTTCGTCGTCGGCTCCCCTATTCAGATGGTCAACCAGGTGCAGTGGTTCCGGCTCGACGACACTGCCACCGACCGCAGCACCTGGGTCAGCGTGGACCGGCCGGTCTATGTGGCGCTGACACTGCCGTCCGGCTCGGGCCCGACTCCCATCCAGGCGGTGTCGGACCTGATCGCGCGCACCTTGCCGGCCGTGGCGATCAGGCCTGGCGCGGCCCGCTAG
- a CDS encoding DAK2 domain-containing protein: protein MPDRRLDASALRDWAHTAVGDLITHTDEINRLNVFPVADSDTGTNMLFTMRSALAEAKSAAGSGDVTAVAAALSEGALHGARGNSGVILSQILRGVADVTASAAADTEGALADIDAELLGAALRHGVGLVVSSMGGQMVDGTIVSVLQAAADTIEHRAADGAGLAGALAAAGDAAAAALERTPDQLAVLADAGVVDAGGRGLLVLLDALTATIGGDAAHRRAYEPAPLPLESAPADIAPPQFEVMYLLADCDAAAVEALRVRLGELGDSVGIAASAGESVDRYSVHVHTDDAGAAVEAGLAAGAVSKIQISVLTTGAARVSPGGWSRERAVLAVVDGDGAEELFSQEGAFVLRPESVQIPPSLRSSPPASADPANGISARQLLRALVDTGAAQVMVLPNGYVAAEEMVAGATAGIGWGIDVVALPAASMVQGLAALAVHDPGRQAVDDGYTMARAAAGARHGSVRIATEQALTWAGTCHPGDGLGIAGDEVLVVGKDVTAAAAGLIDLLLVAGGELVTVLIGQGIDPGITAALADHVHRRHPGIELVTYCTGHRGDALLIGVE from the coding sequence ATGCCGGACCGACGGCTGGACGCGTCAGCCCTGCGTGACTGGGCCCATACCGCCGTTGGCGACCTGATCACTCACACCGACGAGATCAACCGGCTCAACGTGTTCCCGGTGGCCGACTCCGATACCGGCACCAACATGTTGTTCACCATGCGCTCGGCGCTGGCTGAAGCCAAGTCCGCGGCAGGCTCGGGCGACGTGACCGCGGTGGCAGCCGCACTGTCGGAGGGCGCACTGCACGGTGCCCGCGGCAACTCCGGGGTCATCCTGTCCCAGATCCTGCGGGGAGTGGCCGACGTGACCGCGTCGGCTGCCGCCGACACCGAGGGCGCGCTGGCCGATATCGACGCCGAGCTACTCGGGGCGGCGCTGCGCCACGGCGTCGGACTGGTCGTCTCGTCGATGGGCGGCCAGATGGTCGACGGCACCATCGTCTCGGTGCTGCAGGCCGCCGCCGACACGATCGAGCATCGGGCCGCCGACGGCGCCGGGCTGGCCGGCGCGCTGGCCGCAGCGGGAGACGCCGCCGCCGCGGCGCTCGAGCGCACCCCCGATCAGCTCGCCGTGCTGGCCGATGCCGGCGTGGTCGATGCGGGCGGGCGCGGCCTGTTGGTCCTTCTCGACGCGCTCACCGCCACGATCGGCGGTGACGCGGCCCATCGCCGCGCGTACGAACCGGCACCGCTGCCGCTGGAGAGCGCTCCCGCCGACATCGCCCCGCCGCAGTTCGAGGTGATGTATTTGCTCGCGGACTGCGATGCGGCGGCCGTGGAGGCGCTGCGCGTGCGGTTGGGTGAACTCGGCGACTCGGTGGGTATCGCCGCTTCGGCGGGCGAGTCGGTGGACCGCTACTCGGTGCACGTCCACACCGACGACGCCGGCGCGGCCGTGGAGGCCGGGCTGGCGGCGGGTGCGGTCAGCAAGATCCAGATCTCGGTGCTGACCACCGGCGCGGCCCGGGTCTCGCCGGGCGGCTGGAGCCGCGAACGCGCGGTGCTGGCCGTCGTCGACGGAGACGGCGCCGAGGAATTGTTCAGCCAGGAAGGCGCGTTCGTGCTGCGGCCGGAGTCGGTCCAGATCCCCCCGTCGCTTCGCTCCAGCCCGCCGGCGTCGGCCGACCCGGCCAACGGCATCAGCGCCCGTCAACTGTTGCGGGCTCTCGTCGATACCGGCGCAGCCCAGGTCATGGTGCTGCCGAACGGCTACGTGGCCGCCGAAGAGATGGTGGCCGGTGCCACCGCAGGTATCGGGTGGGGGATCGACGTCGTCGCGCTGCCTGCGGCGTCGATGGTGCAGGGGCTGGCGGCGCTGGCCGTTCACGACCCCGGTCGCCAGGCGGTCGACGACGGATACACGATGGCCCGCGCCGCGGCAGGGGCCCGGCACGGCTCGGTGCGCATCGCCACCGAGCAGGCCCTCACCTGGGCGGGCACCTGCCATCCCGGCGACGGTCTCGGTATCGCCGGCGACGAGGTGCTCGTTGTCGGCAAGGACGTCACCGCCGCGGCCGCCGGGCTGATCGACCTGCTGCTGGTTGCCGGCGGGGAATTGGTGACCGTGCTGATCGGCCAGGGCATCGACCCGGGCATCACCGCGGCGCTGGCCGACCACGTCCACCGCCGCCACCCCGGCATCGAACTGGTGACGTACTGCACCGGCCACCGCGGGGATGCGCTGTTGATCGGGGTGGAGTAG
- the rpmB gene encoding 50S ribosomal protein L28, producing the protein MAAVCEICGKGPGFGKSVSHSHRRTSRRWNPNIQTVNAVSRPGGNKQRVNVCTSCLKAGKVSRG; encoded by the coding sequence ATGGCTGCCGTGTGCGAGATCTGCGGAAAGGGCCCCGGCTTCGGTAAGTCGGTGTCGCATTCCCATCGCCGGACCAGCCGTCGCTGGAACCCGAACATCCAGACCGTGAACGCCGTGAGCCGCCCCGGCGGCAACAAGCAGCGCGTGAACGTCTGCACCTCCTGCCTCAAGGCCGGCAAGGTCAGCCGCGGCTGA